CCTCCCCAATGATTTTTAACAATTATAAACGTTATGTTCATTATCCTACAAATCTCCAACATTGATGATTGGCACACAATGTTTACCTGTTTAATATAGGTGATACAAACAGAAAAAGGTGATAACAATGAACCAACATTTATTAGGAAATCCAAAATTAACTGTAACCAATGTCAATGAAGTGAAAGCCGGTATTAATCACATCGTTGTCGACAGTGTTCAATATGGAAATCAAGAAATGATTATGGAAAAAGATGTCACTGTAAAAATGCGCGATGGCGAAAAATTATATATTAATATTTTCAGACCAAACAAAGATGGACAATTCCCTGTAGTCATGTCTGCAGATACTTACGGTAAAGATAATAAGCCTAAAATTACAAATATGGGTCCACTTTGGCCAACATTAGGTGCAATTCCAACATCTAGTTTTACACCTGAAGAGTCACCAGATTCAGGATTTTGGGTGCCAAATGATTATGTCGTAGTTAAAGTTGCATTACGCGGTAGTGATAAATCTAAGGGAGTCTTATCTCCTTGGTCAAAAAGAGAAGCGGAAGATTATTACGAAGTGATTGAATGGGCAGCAAAACAGCCATGGAGTAATGGAAATATCGGAACAAATGGTGTTTCTTATCTTGCGGTGACTCAATGGTGGGTCGCATCATTAAATCCACCACATTTAAAAGCAATGATTCCTTGGGAAGGATTAAATGATATGTATAGAGAAGTAGCCTTTCACGGGGGTATTCCGGATACTGGCTTTTATCGTTTCTGGATACAAGGTATTTTTGCGAGATGGACAGATAATCCAAATATCGAAGACATGATTCAAGCACAACAAGAGCACCCATTGTTCGATGATTTTTGGAAACAGCGTCAAGTGCCATTATCACAAATTAAAACACCTCTACTAACATGTGCGAGTTGGTCTACACAAGGTTTGCACAACCGTGGCTCTTTTGAAGGATTTAAACAAGCTGCATTAGAAGAAAAATGGCTATATGTTCACGGACGTAAAGAGTGGGAAAGCTACTACGCTAGAGAAAATCTCGAACGCCAAAAAGCATTCTTTGATTTTTACCTTAAAGAGGAAAATAATGATTGGAAAGATACACCTCATGTCATTTACGAAGTTAGAGATCAATTTTATAAAGGCGAATTCAAATCAGCATCAGCGTTCCCTTTACCTAACACAGAATATACACCACTGTATTTTAATGCTGAAAATCACACATTGAATCATGCAAAGATTAGTAGCGTGCATGTCGCACAATATGACTCTTTGGATAAACAACAAGATGTTCGTTTTAAATATACGTTTGACAAAGATACTGAGTTAGTTGGAAACATGAACTTAAAACTATGGGTACGTACTACAGACTCAGACGATATGGATGTATTTGCAGGTATTAAAAAGTTAGATCGTCGTGGTAATGAAGTTAACTTCCCTGATTTTAATCATATTGAAAATGGTCAAGTTGCCACTGGTTGGTTGCGTGTATCTCATCGTGAATTAGATCAAGAAAAATCCACAATTGTGCAACCTTGGCATACACATGAAACAGAATTAAAGTTGTCACAAGATGAGATTGTACCTGTTGAAATCGAATTGTTACCTTCAGGAACGTTATTTAAACAAGGTGAAACATTAGAAGTTGTTGTAAAAGGTAGTGAAATTGTAATGGGTAATAGTACCCCTGGAATGAAAACACGTTATGAGCACGAAGAAACTGTAAATAAAGGCATGCACATGATTTATACTGGTGGTAAATATGATTCACAATTAATCATTCCTGTCATTAATTGATATGCAGCGATTACGGTCGCTTTTGATTAAAAGTGACATAGTGAAAGTATTGTATAACAAGAGAAGACCACACGCTTGGAATCTCAAACCAAGGTGTGGCCTTTTTTATTATTGATGGCTATTTAATTTTATAAATCTTGTCACAAAGCTTACTACAAGCAATGTTAGACCAGTAAGTAAAGCCATAGTTGCTATATTACTTTCATTGCTTACGCCTGTTTTTGGCAATTCTTTCAATTGTTGCTTATGTATAGACTTGCCCTTGCTATCCCAATGATTACTTTGTTGTTTAGCTATTTGTTTATTACTTTTTGTGTGAGTATCATTTGCTTTAACACTTGGATTTACAGCACCATTATTCGATGTTACTTTGGCGTTTTTCAACTGATTAATAACATTTGGATCTTTCGTGCCATCTATTAAATTATCTGGATGTTTTAGTAAATGTCTGCAGTCCGATACTATTTTAGAACCATTTGCCTTTACCGCATTATTCTGCACCTCATTATCATCTTTCAACTGCTTGATAACATCTGGATCTTTCGTGCCATCTATTAAATTATCAAGTTTTTTCACACGTGCTATGTCACTAACTGGCCCAGGATAATTTGCATCCGGTTGTCTAACTGGTATTAAATTGCTGTTTTCATTCACACCTTCAGGCTTGTTATTTTCAGCGTTCGCATTATCCGTAAAAATCAACACTGATAAAATTGCAACAAATAAACTTATAACTTTTTTCATCATATCCACCTTCTTCAGACCATCATTCTATTTCGTATAATTTTATTATATAATTGTTATCAATTCAATATTTTTCACTTCACAAAACTAAACAACATGTCATTAACTTATCTCGTTAAGTTAAGAATTCTATTTTCTACCAAAGAAATTCTGAATACTTTTTTGAAATTCAATTTGCAAAACTATTTCTTTTTAAACATGTCCATCATTTAACACTGATAAAATTGCAACGATAATACCTTTACTTCTATTACGCTAACCCAATAGGCATAAAAATAAAAACCCCTAATGGATAACTACATTGTTATCTACTAGAGGTTTCTAACCTATACTATTTTATAACACTATCGTATTTTCTTTTTCATGAATCATTTCAATAATGACATTGTCTTCATTCATTACTGCTACTTTAGGTGCATGGTTTTTAATTTCTTCTTCATTCAACTGTGCATAAGTCATGATTATGACTACATCGCCTACTTCAACAAGTCTTGATGCTGCACCGTTCAAACAAATTTTACCACTACCTCTTTCACCAGCTATTACGTATGTTTCAAAACGTGCACCATTATTATTATTCACGATGGCTACTTTTTCATTTGGCAAGATGTCTACCGCTTCCAATATATCTGAATCAATCGTAATGCTACCTACATAATTTAAATTTGACTCAGTCACTCTTGCTCTATGAATTTTAGCGTTCATCATTGTTCTTATCACTTTATTCAGCTCCAATTATTATATTATCTATTAAACGCGCTTTTGAAAATTTAACAGCTAACGAGATAAAAATGCGTCCAGTTATTTCGTGTTGTTCTACTAATTGAGGATAACTATAAACAGCAACTTCTTCAATGCGTCCACTTATATGTGATTCAAGATATTGAGTAACCCTGTCTATAATTACTTTACTTTGACGTTCACCGTCTTGATACAATGCTTGTGCTAATAGCAAACTTTTACTTAAATGTACCGCTTCTTGTCGTTCTTTCTCCGTTAAATAAACATTTCTCGAACTTTTCGCCAAACCATCTGCTTCTCGAACGATATCAATACCAATAATTTCAACGGCATGATTGAAGTCTTTTACCATTTGCTCGACAATAGCCAATTGCTGGGCGTCTTTTTTACCAAAATAAGCATAATCCGGCATAACAATATTAAATAGCTTATTAACTACTGTTACCACACCATCAAAATGCCCTGGACGCTTTGCACCTTCTAACACATCAGCTAATGGACCTACTTTGACATCAATACCTAAATCACCTGGATACATATCTTCTACTGTAGGATGAAAGACAATATCCGCACCTACTTCTGATACTAATTCCAAATCTTTATCAATTTGCCTCGGATAAGCATCGAAATCTTCGTTTGGACCAAATTGTAATGGGTTAACAAATACACTCACCACTGTAATATCATTTGTACTAACTGATTCACGTACCATCGTTAAATGTCCATCATGTAAAGCCCCCATTGTTGGGATAAAACCAATCGTTGTGCCTGAGCGTTTGGCTACTTTAACAATGTGTTGCATCTCTTTTACCGTAGTAATCAGCTTAGTCATTGTTATTAACCTCATTCATAATTTTCTTTTTATACGTATATTCTTCTGATGGAAATGCACCAGATTTAACTTCTTGATCGTATTGTTTTAAACCATCCACACCAACACTAAAATCAGCAAATTGCTTCACAAATTTCGCTTTATGTTCAACACCATAATTTAACATATCGTGATAAACCAATACTTGACCATCTGTTCCTTTTCCTGCACCAATACCAATGACCGGAATTGTTAAATGCTTGCTAATTTCTTCTGCTAAATCATTTGGAATTGCTTCAAGTACTAACGCAACTGCACCAGCTTGTTCTACATTTTTCGCATCTAAAATAAGTTGCTCCGCTGCTTCTTTCGTTGCACCTTGTAATTTATACCCCATAACGCCAACACTTTGAGGTGTTAATCCTAAATGTGCAACTACAGGAATACCAATTGCCGTTGCTTTTTCAATAAATGGTGTAATATGCGCTCCTTCTGCTTTAATCGCATTTGCATTTGTCTCTTGATAAAGTCTTAATGCATTATTTAAATCTTGAGTCATAGAGATGCCTACTGCACCAATGGGCATATCAACAACTACAAATGTATTTGGTGCGCCTCTTCTTACTGCACGACCGTGATGAATCATATCTGCTAACGTCACTTGTACGGTACTTTCATAACCTAATACAGTCATACCAAGCGAATCACCAACAAGAATCATATCAATACCCGCTGCTTCCACTTGTTTAGCACTTGGAAAATCATAAGCTGTTACCATAGAAATTTTAGTTTGCTTTTGTTTCATATCTATTAATTGACTTACTGTTTTCAATGTTATTCAACCTCTTTTTGCAGTATTATTAGAAATAGTATAATGAATCTTTTATAGAAAGGAAAGAAGAAGATGCTATCAGTTGCGATTATCGGCCCTGGCGCAGTCGGTACAACTATTGCTTACGAATTACAACAATCATTGCCTCATACAACGCTTATCGGGAGACACGCCAAAACAATAACATATTATACTGTACCACATGCACCGGCACAAGACATTACTGTGATGGGGTATGATGATATAACAAATGTATTCGATGTGATTATTATAGCTGTAAAAACACATCAACTAACTGAAGTTATTCCTCATTTAACTCATCTTGCACATGAGGATACACTTATCATTTTAGCTCAAAATGGTTATGGTCAACTCGAACATATTCCATTTAAAAACGTATGCCAAGCAGTTGTCTATATAAGTGGTCAAAAGAAAGGCAATGTTGTTACGCACTTCAGAGATTATCAATTACGTATACAAGATAATGCATTAACACGACAATTTAGAGATTTGATCCAAGACAGTCAAATCGACATTGTATTAGAAGCAAATATTCAACAAGCCATTTGGTATAAATTGTTAGTTAACTTGGGCATTAATTCTATCACAGCACTAGGCAGGCAGACTGTCGCAATTATGCATAACCCTGAAATACGTATGTTATGTAGACAATTACTTGAAGATGGTTGTCGGGTTGCACAGGCTGAAGGTCTAGACTTTTCAGAGCAAACCGTTGATACCATTATGTCAATATATCAAGGTTATCCAGACGAAATGGGTACGAGCATGTATTATGATATTATGCATCACCAGCCTCTTGAAATTGAAGCAATTCAAGGATTTATTTATCGCCGTGCACGAGCACATCAACTCGACACCCCGTACTTAGACACCATTTACAGCTTTTTAAAAGCATATCAACAACAATTTTAAATATACGCACATACTAAAGACCTTAACGCCATATTTAAAACATATCGTTCTAAATATCGTTAAGGTCTTCTTATGATATAGAATTATTCGGCTTCTCTAATTTCTTCTGCCACATCTTTGTAATCAATTTTCGTTTTAACAAATGTCTCATTATTTACTGGGAAATGTTGTTGAAATGTTTCAAAGTTTTGAATTTCAATGATGACATCCTCCACTTCAAAGTCAAGCACGTGTCCACCATAACTTCTTTCATCATCCGCAAAATGAATATGGAAACCAGAAGATCCTACACCATGAAATAATTCTGGTGTAAAAAATCCAACAACAGTACCACGAATATTTTGCCTTGTTTCTTCCGGCTGTCTACGCGCTGAATCAATCAAACGTGTGTATGGTGGTTGCTGTGCAGGCATCATTCGTACATGCATATGTTTAAAGGTGCCATAAATTTTTACTGCTGAAAATAAATTTTCACTTAACATTTCATTTTTAATTTGTGTAAACACATCTTCTTGGGACAGTTGTTGCAATGAAAAAGTTTTACTTGCTTTAAAATTAGTAATTGATGCATACGGTACTTTCTCATCACCAGTTAACTCTATAAATTGTTTGTGTTCATTAGCATGATATGCCTTTCCATCTAAAAAGATTACTTCTCCATCAGAACCAGTTAACGTTGCAATTCCTAAATTCCCATGTTCCAATAGTTCATTAATTGTCGCAGTTCCCTCTAGTAGACCAGCCATTAATGTGCCTAATGTGCCATGTTGATACAAGACATTTGTCATTCGAAAACCATCTCCCATATAGTATTACTAGTCGTCATGCTCTAAAATGTACCTCATGTATTATCCCTATCCTATAAAGTCAATTACATCTCGATATTTTGCTTCGAGTCATTAATTTTTTATGAGTCATGATACTTTATTCATTTATTATTTTACGCCAAAAGTATTCTCTCTATCAATGACTGTACAAAAAATGAACCTATCAATGTAACAGATTACTGCAACTTTGATAGATTCACTTATCCCTAACATATCTATTTTAAAGAATAAAAATGTATTAGTCTTCTAATAAATATTTAATTGAATCGAAAGTATCTTCTAATGTTTTAACTGATTTGTCGAATAATGCTTGTTCTTCAGCACTTAATGGCATTTCATAAATTTTAACTGCGCCATGTTGGTTAACTAATGTTGGTACGCCTAGGTAAACGCCTTTGTGACCACCATATTGACCATCTAATTGTATAGAAACATTTAAGACATTATTTTCATTATTTAAAATAGCTTTTGAAATGCGCATCAATGCTAATGCAATACCATAGTATGTTGAACCTTTAGCTTGGATAATTTCGTAAGCTGCGTCACGTGTATTTACATAAATTTCTTCCGCTTTAGCTTCACTACCTGTTTGTTCTTTTAACGTGTCATATACTGAAATACCTGCAACATTTGCTTGTGACCAAACAGCAAGTTCTGTATCGCCATGTTCACCAATAATACTTGCGTCAACACTTGAAGGTGCAACACCAAGTTCTTGGCTAATTAAATATTGTAAACGCGCACTATCCAATACAGTACCTGAACCGATAACACGCTCTGCTGGTAATCCAGTATATTCTTTTACAAATCTTGTTAAAATGTCAACAGGATTTGCCGCGATTAAGAAGTAACCATCGAAACCACTATCCATTACACTTTTAACAATACTTTTCATAATCTTTGTATTCTTTTCAACTAATTGCAAACGTGTTTCACCTGGTTTTTGAGGTGCTCCAGCAGTAATAACTACTAGATCTGCGTCTTTACAGTCTTCGTATTCACCTGCTTTCACATCAACTGGCGAAGGACTGTGGACTGTACCATGGTTTAAATCTTGAACATCTGCTTTTACTTTGTCTTTTGCAATGTCAATAATTACAAATTCATCAGCAACACCTTGCGTAACCATTGCAAAGGCATAGCTTGATCCTACAGATCCATCTCCGATTAATACAACCTTTTTACCAAATGTTTTCATAATTATGTCTCCTAACCTAATTGAATTTATTTTACACGTGACTACACGTAAAAATATCTATACTGAAATTAAAGATTAACAATTTTATTTTATTATAATATTATGCTACTAAATTACAAACATAAAACTGAGATGTAAGCGGAGTCAATTTACACTCTAACGCCAATAAATATTGATATTTCAAGGTTTTGCACGTGATTTGAAATTTGTGACAATTTTTAGCATCCGAAAGTTGCGTTATGTCGCTATATATAAGCATTTTCAAACTATTCTACTTACTAATTTTTTTAATCCAAAAAGTATGGTTTATCGACTTAAATTGCATATCAAGTTATATCCATACAACTTTTTATCCTCATCATATGTCAAAAATATTTTCACGGTCAAAGAATTCCTTTTTCTTTCATTTATATACTTTATCTACCTCTTAATTTAACGCTATTACTACTGCAATTTTAAAATTTCTCATATAATGTACAAAATTGTTAGAAAATTAGCAAAAAGTAGTACTTATTCATATAATTTCTGCTATAATCAATTTTATCATTTAAAAAATCTATGGGCGTTATCAAAGCAAGTCATTAATCTGTAACATAAAGTTGTGATTTTTCAGAATTTTTAGACAAAATATTAATTATTTGTGCTATGATATAACATATTAAAAAACACCGTATAGAATTGTTTATGAATGTTTGGGAGGTAAGTTTATGGGAAGTTTTTTCAATAAAATAGCACGAAAAGAGGATCCGACCATCTATCAAAATAAAGACGGTCATTTAAAGCGTACTTTACGCGTACGTGATTTCTTAGCCTTAGGTGTGGGCACGATTGTATCAACATCTATCTTTACACTACCTGGTATTGTCGCTGCAGAGCACGCAGGTCCAGCCGTTGCATTATCATTTTTACTTGCGGCTATAGTAGCTGGTTTAGTTGCATTTACTTATGCTGAAATGGCAGCCGCTATGCCATTTGCGGGTTCAGCGTATTCTTGGGTTAACGTGTTATTTGGGGAGTTTTTCGGTTGGGTTGCCGGTTGGGCTTTATTAGCTGAATACTTTATAGCCGTTGCCTTTGTAGCTTCTGGATTTTCAGCGAATTTAAGAGGACTGGTGAAACCAATAGGTATTGAGTTACCAGCAGCTTTATCAAATCCATTCGGTACAAATGGTGGCTTTATCGATGTTATTGCAGCTATCGTTATTTTATTGACTGCACTGTTACTATCACGCGGTATGTCGGAAGCAGCACGTATGGAAAATATTTTAGTTATTTTAAAAGTATTAGCTATTATTTTATTTGTTATCGTAGGTCTAACAGCTATTAATGCAAGCAACTATGTTCCATTTATTCCAGAACATAAGGTTACTGCTACAGGTGACTTTGGTGGTTGGCAAGGTATTTATGCTGGTGTTTCAATGATTTTCTTAGCGTATATTGGTTTCGATTCTATCGCTGCGAACTCAGCAGAGGCACTTAATCCACAAAAGACTATGCCTAGAGGTATTCTTGGCTCATTAGGTATTGCTATTGTATTATTTATTGCGGTTGCACTTGTGTTAGTAGGTATGTTCCATTACTCACAATACGCAAACAATGCTGAGCCTGTTGGTTGGGCATTACGTCAAAGTGGACATGGTATTATAGCTGCTATTGTTCAAGCAATCTCTGTAATCGGTATGTTTACAGCGTTAATTGGTATGATGTTAGCTGGCTCACGCTTATTATATTCATTTGGTCGTGATGGCTTATTACCTTCATGGTTAAGCCATTTAAATGACAAACATTTACCAAACCGTGCACTTGTTGTATTAACAATTATTGGCGTTTTAATTGGGTCAATGTTCCCATTCGCTTTCTTAGCACAATTAATTTCAGCAGGTACATTAGTCGCATTTATGTTTGTATCATTAGCAATGTACCGTTTAAGAAAACGTGAAGGTAAAGATTTACCAATTCCTGCATTTAAATTACCTTTATACCCTGTATTACCAGCCGTAACATTTGTCTTAGTATTGCTTGTATTCTGGGGCTTAGGTTTTGAAGCAAAATTATATACATTAATCTGGTTTATTGTTGGTATCATTCTATATTTAAGTTATGGATATAGACACTCTAAGAAAAATGATGTAGCAGAATATCACCCGCCAAAATAAAACAAAATAAAAAATCATTTCCCATCTAAACAACACATTGAGATGTGGAAATGATTTTTTTATTTTAAATTGAGATAATCACTATTACCAACCTTGTCCTGAGATATCATATTGCTCTAAATCCCCTTTGTCTAAAGCAGTCAGTGCAGCTTCTAAAGTATCCAATGCTGTATCTAATTGCTCATAAGTTATAACAAGTGGTGGTTGAAATCGCAATACATTTCCAGCTACAGCAATAATGACTACACCGTGTTCAAAGCAATAATTACAAATTTTAAGTGCTGCACTGGCATCGCGTGTTTTGAGTATTTTGTCAGAAACGATATCAATTCCTATTGTAAGACCTTTGCCTCTAACATCCCCAACACTATTGAATTGAGTTATCCATCGATCCATTCGTTTTCTTACATATGTTCCTTTATCAGTACTAGCTTGAAGTAATGATTGATCTTCAATCATCTTAATAGTTGCTAAAGCAGCTTCACAGCTTACTGGATTGGCACCTGTTGTAAATAAATGTGCAGGCGCTTCTAAACAGTTCATAATCTCTTTGCGTCCAACAATTGCTGACATAGGCATACCACCAGCTAAAGACTTTCCAAATGTAATTAAATCTGGCGTAAAGTTAAAGTGTGATACAGAACTCCATGTGCCTGTTCGTCCAAAACCTTGTTGAATATCATCTACTGCGATTAAAATACCATTCTCACGACAAATCTGTTCTAACGCTTCGAAATAACCTGGAACTGGCTCTAAAAGTCCGCCATCACCTTGTATCGTTTCAATAACAATACATGCAACTTCTTCAACAGGTACATATTTCGCAAACATTTCTTTTAACGGTGCTAAATATTCTTCTACAGTATTGGCTTTTGGCTGTTCATACATACCACGATAACTATCAGGAAATGGGATATGATAAAAACCATTCAAGAGTGGCCCATAATGTTTACGCATATTTAAACTAATCGCTGACATAGACAATGCACCAAAGGTTGAACCATGATATGCATTCGTAAAGCTAATAATATATGGACGTCCAGTATATGCTCTAGCGAATTTAATGACACCATCATTTGCATCTGATCCAGTTAAACCAAATGTTACTCTTTTTTCAAAATCTCCTGGTGCAATCTCACAAAGTTTTTTAGCTAAACGTACTAATGGTTCATGATACATATATGCTGGTGTATAGTGTATAAATTTATCTACCTGTGCTTTTATCGCATCTGTCACTTCTTTAGGTGCATGACCTACATTTTGAGAACTCGCGCTAGACAACAAATCAATATACGTTTTCCCCTCAACATCAACCAAAGTTGCACCATACCCATGATCAATAACTAATGGGTAATACTTAATACGTCCAGATTTCGCAAAATAATGCTCGTCCTCTTGAATTAATTGATGTATTTTACTCATCTTACATTCCCTCCCAATGACAGTACTTACTCGTAGAACCAACTATCTAAACTTGATTATAAAATTCGACTAAGAATTACATTTAAATACTGTCATGCCATTTTGAATACTATCCAATATACTAATAAATTTCAGATTTGTAAATATATTCTGATAATTGTGAATTTTATAATCATAATTGCAGATTTGGATATCAACTATTTAATTAGGGAATACAATGAATATATTTCAATTTTACTTATCGAGGTGATGTGCATGCGTTTAAAAGTATTGCTTCATTTTACAGCTGCGATAGTCATTTCAGTCGTTTTGTTATGGATGACTATGTTATTTGATAAATTAAATGCTCAAACGCATTTAGAAGATTTATTACTAAATTTAGATTTTTTGATTGCACCTGAAAACACACCATTTATCTTGGAATTGATATGTCACTTAATAATCGGCATTGTTATCTATATCATTTTTGTGCTGCTATTTCATTTCTTTAAAAGACTTTATTATTGGAGCTATGTACTGTTATTTTTCATCTTTATCACTTTATATCCTTTCTTAATTTTCATTGCACAGCGTCCAATGTTCCAATTTAATGGTGTTGAATTTATTGGATGGATAATCTCACATATCTGTTTTATGTTACTAATGATGTTTAGTATATCCAGAATAAAATAATATTTTTAATTAAACTGACAATTATTTTTCACATTTTATACACTTTTCAAGGTTTATGACTTGAGAAATGTTCTCATTTTTATCATACTGGAGGTGTATTGAAAAGTTAAGGAGTGGAAAGTATGAATAAAGAGCAATTAGAAAAAATGAAAACTGGAAAAGGCTTTATTGCCGCATTAGACCAAAGTGGTGGTAGTACACCAAAAGCACTTAAAGAATACGGTGTAAACGAAGATCAATATAGCAATGAAGACGAAATGTTCCAACTTGTTCACGATATGCGTACACGTGTGGTAACTTCACCTTCATTCTCACCTGATAAAATTTTAGGTGCTATTCTTTTCGAACAAACAATGGATCGCGAAGTAGAAGGCAAATATACTGCTGATTACTTAGCTGATAAAGGTGTTGTTCCGTTCTTAAAAGTAGACAAAGGTCTTGCTGAAGAGCAAAATGGTGTTCAATTAATGAAACCAATCGACAACTTAGACAGTTTATTAGACCGTGCAAACGAACGTCACATTTTTGGTACAAAAATGCGTTCTAACATTTTAGAATTAAATGAGCAAGGTATCAAAGACGTTGTTGAACAACAATTTGAAGTTGCTAAACAAATTATTGCTAAAGGTTTAGTT
This is a stretch of genomic DNA from Staphylococcus roterodami. It encodes these proteins:
- a CDS encoding CocE/NonD family hydrolase, with amino-acid sequence MNQHLLGNPKLTVTNVNEVKAGINHIVVDSVQYGNQEMIMEKDVTVKMRDGEKLYINIFRPNKDGQFPVVMSADTYGKDNKPKITNMGPLWPTLGAIPTSSFTPEESPDSGFWVPNDYVVVKVALRGSDKSKGVLSPWSKREAEDYYEVIEWAAKQPWSNGNIGTNGVSYLAVTQWWVASLNPPHLKAMIPWEGLNDMYREVAFHGGIPDTGFYRFWIQGIFARWTDNPNIEDMIQAQQEHPLFDDFWKQRQVPLSQIKTPLLTCASWSTQGLHNRGSFEGFKQAALEEKWLYVHGRKEWESYYARENLERQKAFFDFYLKEENNDWKDTPHVIYEVRDQFYKGEFKSASAFPLPNTEYTPLYFNAENHTLNHAKISSVHVAQYDSLDKQQDVRFKYTFDKDTELVGNMNLKLWVRTTDSDDMDVFAGIKKLDRRGNEVNFPDFNHIENGQVATGWLRVSHRELDQEKSTIVQPWHTHETELKLSQDEIVPVEIELLPSGTLFKQGETLEVVVKGSEIVMGNSTPGMKTRYEHEETVNKGMHMIYTGGKYDSQLIIPVIN
- the sasK gene encoding LPXTG-anchored surface protein SasK → MKKVISLFVAILSVLIFTDNANAENNKPEGVNENSNLIPVRQPDANYPGPVSDIARVKKLDNLIDGTKDPDVIKQLKDDNEVQNNAVKANGSKIVSDCRHLLKHPDNLIDGTKDPNVINQLKNAKVTSNNGAVNPSVKANDTHTKSNKQIAKQQSNHWDSKGKSIHKQQLKELPKTGVSNESNIATMALLTGLTLLVVSFVTRFIKLNSHQ
- a CDS encoding aspartate 1-decarboxylase yields the protein MIRTMMNAKIHRARVTESNLNYVGSITIDSDILEAVDILPNEKVAIVNNNNGARFETYVIAGERGSGKICLNGAASRLVEVGDVVIIMTYAQLNEEEIKNHAPKVAVMNEDNVIIEMIHEKENTIVL
- the panC gene encoding pantoate--beta-alanine ligase, which produces MTKLITTVKEMQHIVKVAKRSGTTIGFIPTMGALHDGHLTMVRESVSTNDITVVSVFVNPLQFGPNEDFDAYPRQIDKDLELVSEVGADIVFHPTVEDMYPGDLGIDVKVGPLADVLEGAKRPGHFDGVVTVVNKLFNIVMPDYAYFGKKDAQQLAIVEQMVKDFNHAVEIIGIDIVREADGLAKSSRNVYLTEKERQEAVHLSKSLLLAQALYQDGERQSKVIIDRVTQYLESHISGRIEEVAVYSYPQLVEQHEITGRIFISLAVKFSKARLIDNIIIGAE
- the panB gene encoding 3-methyl-2-oxobutanoate hydroxymethyltransferase produces the protein MKTVSQLIDMKQKQTKISMVTAYDFPSAKQVEAAGIDMILVGDSLGMTVLGYESTVQVTLADMIHHGRAVRRGAPNTFVVVDMPIGAVGISMTQDLNNALRLYQETNANAIKAEGAHITPFIEKATAIGIPVVAHLGLTPQSVGVMGYKLQGATKEAAEQLILDAKNVEQAGAVALVLEAIPNDLAEEISKHLTIPVIGIGAGKGTDGQVLVYHDMLNYGVEHKAKFVKQFADFSVGVDGLKQYDQEVKSGAFPSEEYTYKKKIMNEVNNND
- a CDS encoding oxidoreductase gives rise to the protein MLSVAIIGPGAVGTTIAYELQQSLPHTTLIGRHAKTITYYTVPHAPAQDITVMGYDDITNVFDVIIIAVKTHQLTEVIPHLTHLAHEDTLIILAQNGYGQLEHIPFKNVCQAVVYISGQKKGNVVTHFRDYQLRIQDNALTRQFRDLIQDSQIDIVLEANIQQAIWYKLLVNLGINSITALGRQTVAIMHNPEIRMLCRQLLEDGCRVAQAEGLDFSEQTVDTIMSIYQGYPDEMGTSMYYDIMHHQPLEIEAIQGFIYRRARAHQLDTPYLDTIYSFLKAYQQQF
- the budA gene encoding acetolactate decarboxylase — its product is MTNVLYQHGTLGTLMAGLLEGTATINELLEHGNLGIATLTGSDGEVIFLDGKAYHANEHKQFIELTGDEKVPYASITNFKASKTFSLQQLSQEDVFTQIKNEMLSENLFSAVKIYGTFKHMHVRMMPAQQPPYTRLIDSARRQPEETRQNIRGTVVGFFTPELFHGVGSSGFHIHFADDERSYGGHVLDFEVEDVIIEIQNFETFQQHFPVNNETFVKTKIDYKDVAEEIREAE
- a CDS encoding L-lactate dehydrogenase; this translates as MKTFGKKVVLIGDGSVGSSYAFAMVTQGVADEFVIIDIAKDKVKADVQDLNHGTVHSPSPVDVKAGEYEDCKDADLVVITAGAPQKPGETRLQLVEKNTKIMKSIVKSVMDSGFDGYFLIAANPVDILTRFVKEYTGLPAERVIGSGTVLDSARLQYLISQELGVAPSSVDASIIGEHGDTELAVWSQANVAGISVYDTLKEQTGSEAKAEEIYVNTRDAAYEIIQAKGSTYYGIALALMRISKAILNNENNVLNVSIQLDGQYGGHKGVYLGVPTLVNQHGAVKIYEMPLSAEEQALFDKSVKTLEDTFDSIKYLLED
- a CDS encoding amino acid permease; its protein translation is MGSFFNKIARKEDPTIYQNKDGHLKRTLRVRDFLALGVGTIVSTSIFTLPGIVAAEHAGPAVALSFLLAAIVAGLVAFTYAEMAAAMPFAGSAYSWVNVLFGEFFGWVAGWALLAEYFIAVAFVASGFSANLRGLVKPIGIELPAALSNPFGTNGGFIDVIAAIVILLTALLLSRGMSEAARMENILVILKVLAIILFVIVGLTAINASNYVPFIPEHKVTATGDFGGWQGIYAGVSMIFLAYIGFDSIAANSAEALNPQKTMPRGILGSLGIAIVLFIAVALVLVGMFHYSQYANNAEPVGWALRQSGHGIIAAIVQAISVIGMFTALIGMMLAGSRLLYSFGRDGLLPSWLSHLNDKHLPNRALVVLTIIGVLIGSMFPFAFLAQLISAGTLVAFMFVSLAMYRLRKREGKDLPIPAFKLPLYPVLPAVTFVLVLLVFWGLGFEAKLYTLIWFIVGIILYLSYGYRHSKKNDVAEYHPPK